One segment of Prionailurus bengalensis isolate Pbe53 chromosome D4, Fcat_Pben_1.1_paternal_pri, whole genome shotgun sequence DNA contains the following:
- the LOC122475370 gene encoding LOW QUALITY PROTEIN: olfactory receptor 1N1 (The sequence of the model RefSeq protein was modified relative to this genomic sequence to represent the inferred CDS: inserted 1 base in 1 codon; deleted 2 bases in 2 codons), whose protein sequence is MENQSSISEFFLQGISKLPEQKQFLFGIFLCMYLVTSTGNMLIFLAIRSDPHPHTSTYFFLTNLSFVDIGLTSFTVTKMLVNVQTQRHTISYAGCLTQMYFXMFGDLESFFLAVMVYDHYVAICRPLHYSTVMSPQVCALLLALCWVLTHTVALTHCALLIAWLSFSVAGEIAHFFCDITPILKLSCSDTHISMLMVFAIGGTVLIVPFICIVISYIHIILAFLRVQTPGAESKAFSTCSSHLCVICVFYGTLFSAYLCPASVASEEKDMAAAAVYTVVTPMLSPFIYRLRKKDMKGALKRLLSHRRILSS, encoded by the exons ATGGAAAACCAATCCAGCATCTCTGAGTTTTTCCTCCAAGGAATATCCAAGTTACCAGAGCAAAAGCAGTTCCTCTTTGGAATTTTCCTGTGTATGTATCTTGTCACTTCAACTGGGAACATGCTCATCTTCCTGGCCATCAGATCAGACCCACACCCCCACACCTCCACGTACTTCTTTCTGACCAACCTGTCTTTTGTCGACATAGGTTTAACATCTTTCACAGTTACCAAGATGCTGGTAAATGTGCAGACTCAACGTCACACCATTTCCTATGCTGGTTGCCTCACACAAATGTATT TGATGTTTGGCGATCTGGAGAGCTTCTTCCTGGCTGTAATGGTGTATGACCATTATGTGGCCATTTGCCGCCCTCTCCACTACTCCACAGTCATGAGCCCCCAAGTCTGTGCCCTGCTGCTTGCATTGTGCTGGGTCCTCACCCACACTGTTGCCCTGACTCACTGT GCCCTCCTCATAGCTTGGCTGTCCTTCTCTGTTGCTGGGGAAATAGCTCACTTTTTCTGTGACATAACTCCTATCCTGAAGCTGTCATGTTCCGACACTCACATCAGCATGTTGATGGTTTTTGCCATAGGAGGCACAGTACTCATTGTCCCCTTTATCTGCATTGTCATCTCCTACATCCACATTATATTGGCCTTCCTAAGGGTCCAAACTCCTGGTGCAGAAAGCAAGGCCTTTTCCACCTGTAGTTCCCATCTCTGTGTCATCTGTGTGTTCTATGGGACACTCTTCAGTGCCTACTTGTGCCCTGCCTCTGTTGCCTCTGAAGAGAAGGACATGGCAGCAGCTGCA GTGTACACTGTGGTGACCCCCATGTTGAGCCCCTTTATCTATAGACTGAGGAAAAAGGACATGAAGGGTGCCCTTAAGAGGCTCCTCAGTCACAGGAGAATTTTATCCTCTTAG